The marine bacterium B5-7 genome contains the following window.
TAAGCCACTTAAAACTACGTGCAAAAACCATCGGCATTCAAAAAATTGATGCGAATGCTGCGGGTGGTTTAATCACATTCACCGACAAACCCCAGATCGATCCGATGCGGATCATTCAACTCATGCAACGACATCCTGATCAATACCAATTCGCTGGCCAAGATCGATTACGTTATAAAATCGCTGCTGACAATGCGGGCGAACGCATCGCTGCGCTACAAGGTGTGTTGAGTGCACTTGATGGAGATCCCGCGTCAAACGCGGGATGACGTGCTCTAGCTGTCATTCCGGCCTTGAGCCGGAATCTCCTGAAAGTACTACGGTGTTAGATGGAGATCCCGCGTCAAGCGCGGGATGACAGCGGTGGGCAGTATCTACGACTTTACCTTATCAACAACAACCAACATCCCAAATAAAGGATTATCCAAATAATGAATTGCGTGTGCGCGCATACGTTGTGTTTGATGCAAAGAAAAACGTGCCAAACCATTTTGATCAACGGCTGTTTCTGTCGAAGGTAAGGTATTGTAGGGAAGACTTAATGCTAAATTCGCAGCCACCGCGTAGTAACGTTGTTTTGTTATCCGAATGCTACCATCAATTTGCCACATACTTTGATCAGGATAAAATTGCCCTCCGGTAATATGCACCGGTGCTTTTGCATCAACCGGCTGCAACCATGCTTCATGTAGCAAAACGGTGTAGTCATCACTATCTTGTAAGCGTTTGTCAGATTTTGCCAACGTCCACTCACTGTTAGGCAATAGACGATAAGGCAACACCAAACTGCTATCATCCATGTCTGCTTCTGCTTGAGGGACTAATTGGATCCAATTACTTTTCGCGGTTAATGATACAGCTGGCCATGTTTCAGCTTGCAAGGCATCGTTCATATGCTGCTGCTGAAAGACAATCACTTCCACTTTTAGCCAATCGCTAGCTTGCGGTGCTTCGGCGTATGCGAAACCACCCAGTAAGCTTAAACACAACAACCAAGATAACTTCATCATGATTTACTTCTGTGTAATAAATTTATCAAAGTGAGGAAAGTCCACTGTTCGCGTTGGAAACGCACATTCCGCCCCATGTTTTTCAATGATTTTCAGCATGCGAATAAAAACGTCTTGTTGAACACCTTGAAACTTGACCCATTGCGTGGTTTTTGTAAACGTATAAACCAATAAATTGAGTGAGGACTCACCAAACTCAATGAGTTTTACAAAGCAAGTTAGCTTTGTATCAATCTCTGGATGTTCCTGTAACATCGCTTCAATCTCTTGGGTAATTGCTTCAATTGATTGCCAGTCATCATAACGTACACCAATCACTGTCTTAATGCGTCGGTTGCTCATACGTGAAGGATTTATCACCGCAATCGTCGAAAACAAAGCATTAGGCACATACAATGGTCGCTTATCAAAAGTGCGGATACGCGTTAAACGCCAGCCAATTTCTTCTACCGTGCCTTCAATATTTTTATCAGGTGAATTAATCCAGTCCCCTACTTTAAAGGGGCGATCCATATAAAGCATCAAGCCGCCAAAAAAGTTGGCCAGCAAATCCTTGGCCGCGAAACCAATGGCCACACCACCGATACCACCAAAGGCTAACACACCAGAAACACTAAACCCTAAGGTCTGCAAGGTCACCAGGGTCGAGGTTACCATCACAGAAATTCGTAACAGTTTAGAAATCGCTTGCACGGTGGTAATATCAGACGGTGATTTATCAGGATGACGTGGACTTAAATAATTACGCTCCGCTTTTCGCACGAAACGTAATAAAAACCAAGTAAAACTAAAGACGATACCAATGTCACGCAATGGCTCAATAAAGTTTAAAATGACCGCATTATTTGATGCTTGGCGTGCAACATCGCCCGCATGGGTAATACCCAAAATCCAAATAAAAGCCAGAACAGCCGGCGTCAACGCATCAACAAAAATATCTTCCCATATCGCCTTACGTTCTTTGGCTTTTTTATACCAGCGCTTTAAAAAACGTCTCGTAAAATAAGCGATAAGCCCCGTCAGCACTAAGACCACAAAAATTTGAATCATCCAGGTTTGACTGTGCAGTTTGCTCAGAAGATGAAGGCTAGTTTCTTTCATGAAAATGTTCTCACTATTTAGTATCGGGACTGTCATCCCGCGCCTGACGCGGGATCTCCATCTAGCACCATAGTACCATCAGGAGATTCCGGCTCAAGGCCGGAATGACGTCGGTTTCTGTCATCCTCAAGGCCGGACTGACAGCAGTTCATGACAAATAATTATGACAATGGCTGCGCGGCTTGCCAGGCATTTAATCGCTGCAATTGACTCATAGTATAATGAAACTGCCCGCGCATCTGTACTAAACGTGCCTGAGAGGCGTCAGATAGTGGTGTATTTGACAGTGCATCAATCAATTTCTCGGCTTCTGCCGGTTGGTTGCACACTAATACCATGTCACAACCTGCATCCATTGCCGCTTCTGCACGGGCCACAATATCCCCTACTGCTGCGGCACCTTCCATGGTTAAATCATCAGAAAATATCACACCGTTAAACCGGTACTGTTCACGCAACACCATTTGCAACCAATAACGCGAAAAACCTGCCGGCTGCGCATCAGCTTGTTCAAACACAACATGGGCCGGCATGATACCACCAAGTAAATGTGCTAATTTTTCAAAGGGCACACCATCAACATTTAAAATTGTTTGTACATCACGCTTATCAACCGGCAAATCCACATGAGAATCCGCGGTAACTGCACCGTGACCAGGAAAATGTTTGCCAGTAGCGGCCATGCCGGCTGCTTGCATCCCTAAAATAAATTGTTCTGCCAATATCGCAACAACTTGCGGATCCGTATGAAAAGCACGATCGCCAATGACGTCACTCACACCATGATCGACATCCAACACCGGCGCAAAACTAAAATCAATCCCCACTGCCAATACTTCTGATGCCATTAACCAGCCAATTTGTTTGGCGTAATGACAACCCATTTTTGAGTCATCGTCATACATCGCACCAATGGATCGCATGGTCGGTAATGGTGTAAAACCCTCGCGCATGCGTTGCACTCGCCCGCCTTCTTGATCCACCGCAATCAGGATATCCGGCCGTACGGCACGGATGTCAGCCACCAATTGCGTAACTTGTTCTGCACTCGTAGTGTTGCGTGCGAAGAGAATGAGTCCGCCAACCGCGGGATGGGCCAATTTTTCTCGCTCATCGGCTTGTAGCGTCTCTCCCGCTACATCGAGCATGATGGGGCCTAGTGTGCTCAATTTTTATCCTTAACATACACATCACGGGGAAAGTGCCGTACATTGGATGCGGCATCACCTGCCTCACGGATTTTGGCCTGACCTTCTTTTTCGACTTCATCCACACGAATCACGCTATGCACAGGCACATAAACCCGTCTGACGCCTTCAAACTCAGCTTTGAGCTTTTCTTCCGCAGGATCGACCAATACTGAACTATTTTCACCGAAGACAATATCCTCGATTTCTAGAAAGCCAAACATCTCACTTTCAGACAAACCCTTCGCATAAAGCTCATAGATTTCGTCTTGGTTCAGGAAGACGATGCGGTAGAGACGTTCTTTCTTGTCAGCCATGAAATTTTCCGTTAAAAAAAAGAACATTATACCCCCTGCAGACTGATCAATCTACCCAGTAAAAAGCTTGCTTGATTTGGCATCAGGGGCTACACATTAGCGCCTATAATCGGTTATAATCGCCAGTTAAGACAATGACTTACACAAGGATGTGAGAAATCGACTTTCTTAATACTATCTTAAGGTTCACTGGATAGACTACTGACATCAACAGGCGATTATAAATATAGGAAATTGAAGATATGTTTGAAACTTTGAGAAAAGTCGCTAAAGCAAAACTACAACAAGCCGCGCATGGTATGCAACAAGTGAAAGATACTGTCGCATCAAAAGTACTCTCTGGTGCCGCACAAGTTGCCACACAATCCGATGAAGCTAACATGCTGATGCTGGCGACGCACAACATTCCAGCTCAACCCATTGTTGTCAACACAGCGACATCCACACAAACACCACCGAAAGGTTCTTACCCTATCTCCCGTGATGAAACGCTGTTAACCATCTTAGGCAAATATGGTTTTAACCATGATGATCTTGTTGCACTGGGCAATGGTGTCACGATCTTTGAACGCGTTCAACAAGAATACAAAATGACAAAAACAGATGCGAATACCAAAGCATCTCCGGCAGAACTAAGAAAAGCTAATGCCCTAACAAACGAGGCAGATCGCACAGCTGCAGTCAATCGTATCCTCTTAAAAACGGTCTTTACGTCAAAATCGATGGAACCTTGGCAAGATGCTTTCTATGACTCACTCACGTTAATAAGCACTGACACCCACTTCATCGTTAGCGGCACCACACGCGAGCTGCGCTGCTACCCAGCACAACATGCTGCGGTGTTTAACGCTGCAAACGCTGCACAGGCCGATCTTGAAGGAGCAACTATCAATGCCAACAAGGCAGGGATATTGATCTCACTTGCGATCACGATGGCAAAATTTGATGGTGCTGAACCCAGTGTGATACATGTGTACGGTGTTGCACTATTTAACCTGTTTATCGAGCAAAAAGACAATGAATCCTACGCGCGGGATTGTCTCGCTGCAATTTACTTGTCAGCACAAGCTGTTAATGTACCAGCACTGATCGAACAAGCGCACGCCTTTCATCAAAATAGAAACGATACACGGGGCGATTACAAAGCACGTCTAT
Protein-coding sequences here:
- a CDS encoding mechanosensitive ion channel protein MscS: MKETSLHLLSKLHSQTWMIQIFVVLVLTGLIAYFTRRFLKRWYKKAKERKAIWEDIFVDALTPAVLAFIWILGITHAGDVARQASNNAVILNFIEPLRDIGIVFSFTWFLLRFVRKAERNYLSPRHPDKSPSDITTVQAISKLLRISVMVTSTLVTLQTLGFSVSGVLAFGGIGGVAIGFAAKDLLANFFGGLMLYMDRPFKVGDWINSPDKNIEGTVEEIGWRLTRIRTFDKRPLYVPNALFSTIAVINPSRMSNRRIKTVIGVRYDDWQSIEAITQEIEAMLQEHPEIDTKLTCFVKLIEFGESSLNLLVYTFTKTTQWVKFQGVQQDVFIRMLKIIEKHGAECAFPTRTVDFPHFDKFITQK
- the nagZ gene encoding beta-hexosaminidase; this encodes MSTLGPIMLDVAGETLQADEREKLAHPAVGGLILFARNTTSAEQVTQLVADIRAVRPDILIAVDQEGGRVQRMREGFTPLPTMRSIGAMYDDDSKMGCHYAKQIGWLMASEVLAVGIDFSFAPVLDVDHGVSDVIGDRAFHTDPQVVAILAEQFILGMQAAGMAATGKHFPGHGAVTADSHVDLPVDKRDVQTILNVDGVPFEKLAHLLGGIMPAHVVFEQADAQPAGFSRYWLQMVLREQYRFNGVIFSDDLTMEGAAAVGDIVARAEAAMDAGCDMVLVCNQPAEAEKLIDALSNTPLSDASQARLVQMRGQFHYTMSQLQRLNAWQAAQPLS